Genomic DNA from Plasmodium cynomolgi strain B DNA, scaffold: 0155, whole genome shotgun sequence:
ttcaCATATAgacatttatgtattttttataccaTCTAATGAAGGTATTTATCTTTTAGGTCTTCATTATTCTGAATATACAATTTATATGTATCCCTAAACTTCTCTAATCTTGaacatgtatttttatgcttttcatAACCTGCTTCATACAGACAGTAATTCTGCTGCATACCATCATATGTCTTAACACAttcacaaatatattttcgaCAAGGAGTACTAATTGGTTCATCTTGATTCATTAATGTTGATCTAATGATTGCCGTATTACTATCAAAAATATCTAATAATGATACTTTTATTGcttcaataaatttaatatctGGATAAtagtaacattttttaatattttttttactactcATTTCATAATCACacatttcaaaatatttatcaataAAATCATAAGTAATTTTACCTTTATCAAAAAAGTATATAGCCAATAAAATGTTACAACGATCACTTAAAAACTCGTAATCATAGCGATTTAAGGAATAATGTTCTAAATTTCTCATAAGTTTTCTACAAATATCTTTCTGCTTATGTACATCCCCACTCTTAACATTCTTTGTTATTGAATATCATAATGCATCATACATATTACTACTTTTATcaacatatttattactattaaatttatcataCATTTCCCAActatcttttaaaaagggatactaaaaataaaatgaataaatatttatttcaataaaaTAGTACGTTTAATCACTAAAAAGGATTAtagattttattaattaatataagtaaaatttttaaaaaaatgaaataacaaaaacgaaacttcttttttccattatcCTATGTCTAATATATCGtctcacatttttattatattaaatgataaaatatatttcagtataaatgtataaaagTAATTTGTCACAAAACTAATAATTCGATTTAACACTTTGCTTGATATtaaatttcatataaatatgtgtatgcatatacatatttttcataaaaaatacctcagttattttaatgaatatatgaagttagcaataataatataaaatatgtaaaaaatattataaagaatagcattataatttttcaatcaTTAtgttgttataatatattttgatgagttatttataaatttt
This window encodes:
- a CDS encoding hypothetical protein (putative); this encodes MRNLEHYSLNRYDYEFLSKITYDFIDKYFEMCDYEMSSKKNIKKCYYYPDIKFIEAIKVSLLDIFDSNTAIIRSTLMNQDEPISTPCRKYICECVKTYDGMQQNYCLYEAGYEKHKNTCSRLEKFRDTYKLYIQNNEDLKDKYLH